A region of the Channa argus isolate prfri chromosome 3, Channa argus male v1.0, whole genome shotgun sequence genome:
CAATATCAAGGGTTTTTTATAGAATATTAGATGGCTTCATAACTTCCTGGCATTGCAGTGTACACGAAGGGTATCACAGggttttccatttatttaagAAGGTTTATACAGTACTGAAGAACGTCTGAGAGTAAAGAGGGCTGGGATGAGGTATCGAAGGTACAAGATGGTTTTAGCTATTACATGTGCGATATAATAGGGTTAAGTGGGTATATCCAATAATAGGGAGTATAATGAGGTATCAGAGTGTATCAAAAGGTATAGAAGAAGTATGGAGACACTTAGAGGTCACTAGACATACCTGAAGGTTTAACTGGTATGATGTGGTATGAGGACAAGGTGGGGTATCAGCAGAGATCAGAGAGCATTAGAGGATCTACGAGGGTACTAGGAGAATATAAGATGTGGGGGGTATCAGATATCAGAAGGATACATGTGATCAGAAACACCTGATCCTGATTATCTGCTCAACATGAATTCTGACACACCCTGAAAAAACAGTCACTGCCTATCAGTTTGTACTGAGGAAAAGACAGTTAGGGTGAGGGTATCAGAGGACATCACAAATACTTTAGAGGATATCAGGGGATATTAGAGGATATTCTGTCTTCTCCAGTATCTGAGGCTGAGCTGAAGACgaaaaaagaagagaacaaGGAGAAAGTTCACTCCTAAATTCAACAAATAACAAAGCACCAAGCAGCTGTTAAATAAGACATCAGTTTATACACCTGATCATCTGCTCTCTTTCCTGGATCACTCTTCATGAGTTCAAATCTGATCTCAGACCAGTCGACTGAATCAGTTCCCTCGTTTGATGAACTAAGAGAGTATGGTTAAGTCTGGTCCAGATCCAGGTCTGTTAGAAAAGTTCCATAAGTCCTCAAACAAACATGATGTGGTTCATTCTGCTCGGGTCGAGTCAAATTCTTCATGGTTTAATGTTTGCAgtcaaaaacacttttatatACAGGTTCACATTTGATTTATGAACCCTGTGATCCAAACCTGCCATCAACACTAAGACACAGCTGGGCACCTGGGCACAGACTTGTCCTAGACACCTGCTTCACAACATGACTTTCTTACAACTTTCTCTGGCATTATAGTGTCTGTATTGGAACTAAATTCCCCATGTACGTTCATCAGCAGCAACACTgtagttttacagtatttttaccaAGGCCTATGAGTATAATAATAGAAGTTTCAATGGTTTGTTGCtttgctataaagatgtttttagcAATAAAGTTATTTACATCCAGTCTTCCTATTTGACGATTCATCAGGTTGTTGAGTCTTATTAGAGTTGTGTGGACATGCTGACTATCCTTCCTCCTTTGAATGTCTGTTTGAGGGCTCAGATGTGGTTTTACAAGTCATTTTAGAACCAGGTTTAGGTTTCGGGTACTAGTGTGCGTAAGGGTACTCACAACTACAAAAAGACCATCAAATGTGTGTGATGCTGCAGCAaagaatttgtttgtttgtttcaatctGAATATGGACATCACTGCAATGCTAGGGTTTAGAGGGTTAAtggtttagaaattggtttCGGGATTTAGGTGTGGAGGGATTTAGGATTTCAGGCATCAGCTGGCCGGTGGACCTGGATCTATAAGCTCTACACTGTGCCTGGATCACTGCTGCAGCTGATCTCAGAAAACCAACTGAATCAAGCATTTTCTGATTCACAACAAAATGAATCTGGTATTGTTCTTTTGCTCAGATATAAGAAAACATCAGACATTAGTTTGGACTCTGAGAAAACTGATATGGTCCTGGTCTTGTTCTGCAAAGAACCTTATATCAGGTCAGAATACCTGGTCATTTGAAACTTTGAGACTCTGACACAATGGAACCATGTGTTAAAACCACTAAAAGTCattgaacacattttacaaacagcTGTTGTAGTCCTGCAGCTCCACCTGGAGTCTGCACCACTCTCAAACCAGAACCAGCTCCGTATAATATGCTCCTTTTGGTCTGGTTCAGACAGGCTTAGACCGAGGATTCACGGGCTGTTTTGGATCGCAGAGCTCCGGCTCGGCTCAGGAAGGGGAAGGTGGTCCCAAGGCAGCCAGATGCTACAGTCAGACCTAGACTGGCCCATGCGCAGCAGATAGACCATCCATAACCGTGGTCCACGTCAGCTGGCAGCCCGTAGATGAAGGGGGGGTTCCTGGACAAGTCGTAGGTCACACTGGCTGCGTAGGTGCACAGAGAGATGGTGCAGAAGATCCCTGGGGAAAGATCAGAAACCATAGACCAAGTCAGCACCTGGTACCAAGATCTGACAGCAGGTTGTGGGATTCTGAGGAATGAGCAGTTTCTGGATCTTTTTTATatctggttgtttctttgcatggtagagTTTTACCCTACATTAGTGGATGCAAAGCTTTTCAGAAAGAATCATGTCTGTATTTTGTTCAGTAaaaatctttagtttttttaaagagctcaGTACAAATTTTGAACTCGTCCCCCTTGCTGAATGATGTAAATTAAGGCTGTGAGCAGCAGGGGGTGACACTGTCTCAAGGGAGTTACCTGCCATGAGGAAGAGCAGCCCGGATACATGCTGCGTCAAACTCTCCTCCCAGAAGAATCCAACTGAGGCAACAATGCTGCCACAGAGCAGGACGGCCGCCGCCATGCCCAGGAAGCCAGCTGTGATCCTTCGCAGGTCTGAGCCAGATAGATACACACAATACACATAAGATATTGTTTACTAATCATGTATactgtaatatataaaaaaatactatttcatatgtaaaaaaaatctgaatatttaagAGTATAAAAGTACAGacttaaaatatgaatattatacAGGAGCACATAGTACCTCTATGAAGTACACAAACTGAATACTCAAacttattaatttacatttacatttagtcatttagcagacgcttttatccaaagcgacttacaagtattcagaaatttaaagtaaaaataatatgaCATGAGAAAACTTCAATGAAGTACAATTACCTCAAACTTTTATTCAACCAGTGTACTTGAAATTAACATACTTGCTTCCTATCACTGTATATGAACAGACTGTGTTAAACGAGGAAACACAGAAAGCGTTGCTGTGGTAACTGCCTCTGGCTCACCCCACCACTGATACATGAAATGGTCATGGCAGATTTCTATGGTAACTGGTGACGAGCAACGAAGAAGACGGCTGACAGCCAGATAGCTTGGTTATTATAGAGCCAgtctaatgtttttataaaactgaCAATAATCAGTATTTAACAGCAGAGACGTCATAAACTgcaaaataattagaaaaaatgtTTGCTGGTACTGTTGCATCTCAAGAGgagtttcttcttctgtggtttgGAGACAGTTCAGCATCAAATCAGATGTGAATCAAACATAATAGATTTTGGTCAGAAACTGAAGCATCATGAGGAGGAGATGATGCAGACACTGGAGCATCTACAGGACTGAACTGCTTTCGTAGATAACCAGTGGTTCTGCCTTTGATAGAAGGAGAAACCACAAGAACCAGCTGAGAGAAATGATACTGATTAAAACCTGGCTACAACATTCAGGTCCAGGTTTTCAGTTAGATTTTTTACTCTgcatatgtgcgtgtgtgtgtgtgcctgtgtgtgtgtctgtgtgtctgtgtgtgtgtgtgtgactgacgGAGCAGGTGCCATTCGTCCTGCTGGATGGTCCTGGTCAGGTTCAGGGGGATGTTCCTCAGTCTGATTGGCTGAGAGAAGTGATATTTTACAGCTGTGCAGCGATCTGCAATACCTGCAAAAGAAGGGTGAGACAGACAGGTGTAAAGGACATACCTGCTGTGAAGGGGCAACAATAAATACAACTGTGTAACAGAAGTCTGACACTGAACCGTGACAAACTAAACCTGGTGGTTCCAGGTGTATGATGACCTTTGAAGATGCCATAGTGATGTCATCAGTTGTGGTTTGTTTTCTACACAATGACACCTTGGTACCAGGTCCTGACAGTACGTGAAAAAAATAAGGACCTGGTTTGGATCTGGTTTGAACTTGTCCCTGACATCCGGATTCAGACAGGTGTAAACCCAATTCACAGACTGCTCATAGAACGAGAATATGTGTTTTTGGGTCGATGAATCGGATCTGATCTTGACTCAGCTCTGGTCTGATGCAGCCTAATGAAAGGCTTAATGTGATTTGTACCTCAGCTCATCTCAGACCTCAGGCTCCCAGCTCGGCAGCTGGCCACACTGTGCCAAGACCTGCAGAGACCAGTCCAGCCCAGTCTGAGGTCACTCCAAAAGACCAAACTGAAACCAGTTTAACCATCAGTCAGAGACACACTGAACCTTAGTCTTAGACCGATCAAACAACAAACTGCGAATCTTCAAATTATTTCTACTGTTGCTGTAGTTTAATAGTACTGCATTGAAAAGCAGTAGTACAATATAAAACTTACAGAAGAGATAATGATGATTGGTCATCGGATTGCAACATGGACAATTTCAGGTGTTTGAAGCTTCCCTAATACTTCCAGATCTACAAAACTTTATTACAGTATCATAACCCATAATGTAGTACTTACAAAATTCAGTGACATCTAATTagcattattgttattattattaattattattcttaGTTAGGGACTCTAAAACTATGCACCAATACCTGTACAGTACCCatacattataattattttgaaGGAGCCACCAAAGTGGTGAGATGATGAACTGTGTTGACTGTGAGCATAAATTtagttgaaaatattttgtttcgTTGAAAATATCAGATGAACTGTTGAGTAGTTACGTTTTTATTCATAGAGCCTGTTGTAGTTGCTCAAAGGTATTTGGACTGCAGGCTGCTCAAATATTCCAGGTGTGTGTTATGGCCGAGGATGGAACCCAGCAACTGGTGATCTCGCTGGATCTGGACCCTCCAGTGTTCAATGTCCACTTACTTATGGATCTCAGTGTAGtcaagtaaaatgtattatggGTAAGTAAGGCTCCACCAGCAGTGtcactgtaaacactgtacaGGTGTGCAAATACAGTATACATTATGTAAGAAATGAGCAGTACCAGTATAAATGTATACATGCAGAGACTGACCCCGGTCAATGAGCTTGTCGATGTCCGGGTCCAGGCTCTTGAAGTAGCACTTCCTCCAGAGGCCGGAGTGTGTGGAGAACAGCGGCCTGCCGCACTCGGTCTCCAAAATGCCCATCCCCAGGATGGCCCGCCAGTTCTCCAGcagctcctcctctctgctgcccACATGTACGGGCTTCATCAGCGCCACGTCCCGCTGCCGCGCCCCGCCGCTGCCCGTGTCCACTAGCGGCAGGTGGTAAATGGGCATCTCCCTGTTCTTCTGGTCATTGGAGTCAGATCCGTGTCGGTCGCAGTTGTCCTTGTGTCTCCGGGTATCGGTCTCGTACCAGTGGTCGGTGGAGATGGCGgtgaccagcagcagcagggacagCACGCTGAGCGCCAGGCTCACCGCGGACACCGTCACCGTCACCGGCTGCGCTCTCTCCATGTTGGGACCATGGACCGAGCCACTCCCGGTCCCGGAGCAGGTCCCGGATCTGCCGTTCGCTCGGTTCCCGCAGCTGTTTCCGTTACTGAGCATCTTCTGCTG
Encoded here:
- the tmem178a gene encoding transmembrane protein 178A, which gives rise to MLSNGNSCGNRANGRSGTCSGTGSGSVHGPNMERAQPVTVTVSAVSLALSVLSLLLLVTAISTDHWYETDTRRHKDNCDRHGSDSNDQKNREMPIYHLPLVDTGSGGARQRDVALMKPVHVGSREEELLENWRAILGMGILETECGRPLFSTHSGLWRKCYFKSLDPDIDKLIDRGIADRCTAVKYHFSQPIRLRNIPLNLTRTIQQDEWHLLHLRRITAGFLGMAAAVLLCGSIVASVGFFWEESLTQHVSGLLFLMAGIFCTISLCTYAASVTYDLSRNPPFIYGLPADVDHGYGWSICCAWASLGLTVASGCLGTTFPFLSRAGALRSKTARESSV